Proteins from one Caldisericum sp. genomic window:
- a CDS encoding transaldolase — translation MKIFIDTADIEEIKTAISWGIVDGVTTNPTLIKKALQKYRSQINSMEDYIKEILRTAGRLRPVSLEVISTDPKNMVREGTILYEKFNYIASNVVVKIPINPNIGDGDDFDGIKAVRELKQAGIPVNVTLVMTPEQAFLAAKAGADYVSPFVGRIDDYLRSKIGMEFKKEDYFPSDGIEHDEEIVNDNGIVSGVHMLSIVKEIFENYRFSTKIIAASVRNARQVREILEVGCDIATVPFYVLKDMTKHVKTEEGMINFVRDVEIEYKEIFGKGE, via the coding sequence ATGAAAATCTTCATCGATACAGCGGATATTGAAGAGATTAAGACTGCAATCTCCTGGGGCATTGTTGACGGAGTAACTACCAACCCAACCCTTATCAAAAAAGCGCTTCAGAAGTACAGGTCTCAAATAAATTCTATGGAAGATTACATAAAAGAGATTTTAAGAACCGCAGGGAGGTTGCGTCCTGTAAGTTTGGAGGTCATTAGCACAGACCCAAAAAATATGGTAAGGGAAGGAACCATTCTTTACGAAAAGTTCAACTACATCGCAAGTAATGTAGTGGTAAAGATTCCTATAAATCCAAATATTGGCGATGGTGACGACTTTGACGGCATAAAAGCAGTGCGAGAACTGAAGCAAGCAGGGATTCCGGTTAATGTAACCCTTGTTATGACACCTGAACAGGCGTTTTTAGCGGCAAAGGCAGGCGCAGATTATGTAAGCCCATTTGTTGGAAGGATTGACGATTACCTTCGAAGCAAGATTGGAATGGAATTCAAGAAAGAGGACTACTTCCCCTCTGATGGCATAGAACACGACGAGGAGATAGTTAACGATAATGGCATTGTAAGTGGCGTCCACATGCTTTCGATTGTTAAAGAAATCTTTGAAAATTACAGGTTTTCTACTAAAATAATTGCGGCATCCGTTAGGAATGCAAGGCAAGTAAGAGAAATTTTAGAAGTAGGTTGCGATATTGCAACAGTGCCTTTTTATGTTTTAAAGGATATGACAAAGCATGTTAAAACAGAAGAAGGAATGATCAATTTTGTTAGAGATGTAGAAATTGAATATAAAGAAATTTTCGGGAAAGGAGAGTAA